CAGTGCAGGGCACAGCGCTCCATCTCaatccccagctgctgcttgttgGCTCACTGATGGCGGTTCGGGACGGGGCTCTGTGCCCTCTATTGGCCCATCATAAACACAACTCAGGGGGTCAGTAGGGGGCACAGAGCTCCATCCCAAACCCCCATCAGTGGGTCAGTAGAGAGCACAGAACCCAATCAGTGGGTCAATAGAAGGCTCTGTTGATCCCCCAGCCACTGTTTCTTGGCCTGGTGATGGGGGTTCAGTGCCCACTGAGTTGGCTTTGTGATGGGCCAACAGAGGGCAcagaaccccatcctgaacctcCATCAGTGGGCCAGTGGAGTGCACAGAACCTCATCAGAGGGTCAATAGAGGGCACAGAGCCCAGTATATGGGCCAACAGGGGGCACAGAACCCAACACCGGGCCAATAGAAGGCGCAGAAACCCATATGTGGGCCGATAGAGGGCACAGCACCCCATCTTGATCCCCCAACCGCTGCTTCTTGGCCCATTGCTGGGGTTTCAGAATGGGGTTGTGTCCATTGAGATGGATTTGTGACGGGCCGATAAGGGGCACAGAAGCCCATCCTGAGCCCCCATCAGTGGGCCAATGGATTGCACAGAACCCCATCAGTGGGCCAATGAAGGGCTCAGAACCCCAACAGTGGGTCAAAAGGGGGCAGAGAACCCCAACAGCGGGCTGATAAAGGGCTCAGAACCCATCAATGGGCCAACGGAGGGCACAGCACCCCACCTTGATCccccagctgctgtttcttgGCCCTTTGATGGCGGTTCAGGATGGGCTTCTGTGCCCACTGAGTTGGGTTTGCGATGGGCCAATAGAGGGCACAGAACCCCATCCCAAACCTTGCATAGGACCCCTGGGATGATGCCTGGGAGGGcaggggaaggcagcagggacTTTACCCACACCGGGGATTTGCACAGACCGTGGGGATTTTCAGTGCCCATAATCTGGCCGCAGGGTTTATTTTGGCGCGGCGGCGGCTGCACAGAACCcctggggggaagggggggattAGCAGTGCAGCGATGCTGGGAGGCACGTACCAGTGctatggggggtggggggggacaGCAGTGGGCCGGATCTGGGGCAGCTGGAACACGAGGACGAAGCCTATtagcagctcagtgccagcGAAGCAGAAGCGGGAGGGAAGCGGATTTGCTGGGGGACCTTGAGCTGAGCATTGCTATattggggctggggggggcgGGTGGGGGGGCACCGGCCGTGGGGtgggggcagggatgggggctcACCCCGTGCATGGGGtctgcagtgctcccagcccCATAAGCAAGCGAGAAATGAGGGGCACCATCCCAAAACtgcactgggggggggggggggaaggctGGTGCGTGGATGCACCGTGCTAAAAACATCTTGCAAGGGTTTTTCTGCTCAATTCCTGTGCCCCACAGCGGCCTTTTGGGGTCCTGGCATAGCGTTCCCATAGATGAGGCAGCgagggctgagctgtgggcaGTGCAGCTGTCGGGCAGCACggctgtgcctcagtttccccatccgTTGCCGGGTTCAGGCCGTCTCCTCGTTTCCCTCACGctgcatttttccccttttgccACAGCCCAAATCGAGGTGATCCCCTGCAAGATCTGTGGGGACAAATCCTCGGGGATCCACTACGGCGTCATCACCTGcgaaggctgcaaggtgagcGCAGCGCGGGGCCGCCTGGGTGCTGCCATCCCACGGGGCCCCTtcccaaccccactgccatccCTTGTAGGGTTTTTTCCGGCGGAGccagcagaacaatgccagctATTCCTGCTCACGGCAGAGGAACTGCCTGATCGACCGCACCAACCGCAACCGCTGCCAGCACTGCCGCCTGCAGAAATGCTTGGCACTGGGCATGTCCCGTGATGGTGAGCTGCCCCAGAGCGTGGGGCACCTTGAAATGGGGAGAAATATGTGGGTTTGggctgggttttgttgttttgttttgttttttttttttctttttttaatggggAAAATTTCAACGGATTCTGTTTGGGTTGGGTTGAGGAAGGAGGTGCTCCAATGGTGCATGGGCTGATAGAGGGCAGAGAACCCCATCACAGACCTGTATCGATGGCCAAAAGAGGGCACAGAACCCTGCTAATGACCAAAAAAGTTCACAGAACCCCATTAATGACCAAAAAAGTTCACAGAACTGCATCAGTGGCCCAACAGAGGGCACAGATCCCCATCAGTGGGCCAATAGAGGGCAAAGAACCCCATCAATGGCCAATAGAGGGCACAGAACCCCATCAGTGGGCCAATAGAGGGCACAGAACCCCATCAGTGGGCAATAGAGGGCACAGAACCTCATCAATGGCCAATAGAGGGCACAGAACCCCATCAGTGGCCAATAGAGGGCACAGAACCTCATCAATGGCCAATAGAGGGCACAGGACCCCATCAATGGCCAATAGAGGGCACAGAACCCCATCAGTGGGCCAATAGAGGGCACAGAACCCCATCAGTGGCCAATAGAGGGCACAGAACCCCATCAGTGGGCCAATAGAGGGCACAGAACCCCATCAATGGCCAATAGAGGGCACAGAACCCCATCAGTGGCCAATAGAGGGCACAGAACCCCATCAATGGCCAATAGAGGGCACAGAACCCCATCAGTGGGCCAATAGAGGGCACAGAACCTCATCAATGGCCAATAGAGGGCACAGAACCTCATCAATGGCCAATAGAGGGCACAGAACCTCATCAATGGCCAATAGAGGGCACAGGACCCCATCAATGGCCAATAGAGGGCACAGAACCCCATCAATGGCCAATAGAGGGCACAGAACCCCACTGCAAACCCACACCAATGGGCCGACAGAGGGCTGGTCAACCCCACTGTGCTGACTCCATGACACCGCTGTGTTTTCCACCCCCTGCAGCGGTGAAGTTTGGCCGCATGTCCAAGAAGCAGCGGGACAGCCTCTACGCCGAGGTACAGAAGCACCAGCAGAGACAGGAGCAGAGCGGTGGCCCCAAGGATGAGCCCGAACCCCTGAGCCGCATCTACACCACCAGCGTCAGCAGTGGCCTCTCAGACCTGGATGACATCTCCACGCTGTCTGACGGGCTCCTCTTCGACTTCCCCCTCACTCCTGATGGCAGCAGCACCTACTACAAcctcgacctgctggcctcGGCGCAGCCCTCGCCTGATCAGTCCAGCCTGGATGTGGCTGACGCCACGCTCATCAAACAGGAATCCATCTATGAGCTGATGCTGGAGCCAGCCCTGTTTGCACATGGGGCGCTGGAGGGCAGCCAGCTGGCTGGGGACATCTCCGTCCTTGAGATCGGTGAGGGATGAGTTGATTGGAAGAGTCCTTCAAGGTCACAGAACTGCGGGGTGATTGGGTTGGAGGGGTCCATAACGATCATAGAACAACGGGACGGTTGTGACGGGAGGGGTCATAAAGATTCTAAAATGATggaatggttgggatggaaaggACTCTAAAGATCATAGAAGCATGGAATGAGttggttggaagagaccctgaGGATCACAGCACTGTAagatggttgggttggaagggatccctaAGCCACCCAACCCCAGCcgtgccatgggctgggtgccctccagcagctcaggctgcccagggccccgtggagacccccagggatgggggcacCCACTGCTCCAAGCGGTGCCAGGGCATCACCTCTATAGAGCACAGAATTTCCCCTTCACATCtgacctaaatttcccctcttccaCTTTAAACCATTCCCCCATATTCTATCCCCACCGCTTCGCAGACCGGATCGCCCAAAACGTGGTCAAGTCGCACCTGGAGACCTGTCAGTacacagcagaggagctgaagcACCTGGCCTGGAGCCTCTACTCCCCAGAGGAGGTCCGTGCCCTGCAGAGCAAGGTGAGATCCATCATAGGATCGTGGAATCATTCcagttggaaaagagctctcaGACCCCCAAGCCCAAGCTCAGTGTGTCCCACCatgccctcagtgccacgtctccacAGCtcagaacacctccagggacggcgACCCCATCACCGCCTCCTCCggttccagtgcatcaccactcttttggataTTGTTCTTAATACACAGCACATTTCTGCTCCTCTTGGGATCTGGTTCACCTCACTGTGGTCAGGACCCACGTTCCATCTCGACCCCAACCTTCTGTTGGGATCAGATTGACCCCGCTGTCAGGACCCACGTTCTACCCCAGCCCCAAATTTCTGTTGGGATCAGATGGATCCCACTGTGGTCAGGACCCATATTCCACCCCAGCCCCAACCTTCTGTCGGGATCTGGTTGACCCCATTATGACTGGGACCCGTGTTTCATCCCAAGCCAAACCCAGCGGTGCTCCACGCAGGGACCCCTCAGCCCATCTCCGAAGCCTTTTGGAGCCATAGGGGTGGATCATGGGTTGGGGGCACCAATGGGGAGGTGGGAGGTGGGAATGCCCCGGGTGCCAATGAGCCCTAAGGTTTGTCCCTGCTgaccctgcagagctgtgaggccATGTGGCAGCAGTGCTCGCTGCACATCTCCAACGCCATCCAGTACGTGGTGGAGTTCGCCAAGCGCATCGATGGCTTCATGGAGCTCTGCCAGAACGACCAGATCATCCTCCTCAAAGCCGGTAAGGGCCGCCCCCAATGCTGCCCCGAgcagagatttccctttggtgAAACATCGGGGTCACAACTGAAagtcaaacaacaacaaaaaaaccaaaagcaaacccAAATGGGATCTACTGGAATaaaccccaaacccaaactCAAATGGGATCTATTGGAATAAACCCAAAGACCAAACCCAAACGGGATCTGTTGGAATTCACCCAAAATTCAGACCCAAACCCAAACGGGATCTGTTGGAATAAATCCCAATCCCAAACCCAAATGGGACCTATTGGAATAAACCCCAAACCCACATTGGATCTTTCTAACCGCTGCGCTCTTGGGAATGAACAATCTGGACTCCAAACTTGCACGGGgggcttttctctctcttccatttGGTTGTGGGATGATGGaaccccctgccctcccctccctcgCCTGCTGTCCCTCTGCCTGTGCCAGGTTGCCTCGAGGTTCTCCTGCTCCGTATGATCCGAGCCTTCAACCCCCTGAACAACACCGTGCTCTTCGAGGGGAAGTTTGGTGGCGTGCAGATGTTCAAGGCGCTCGGTGAGATCCGCTTTGGGGCCTCTTTGGGGCACCCTCCTCCTTTGGATGCCCGGATGGGGGATGCCCCCATGTGAAACACAGCATCCCTATGGCTGGGATCCCTAAGGATCCATCCCTGTGACTGGAAAAGAActccaggatcatccagtccaaccttaACACCAACCTTCTGTTGGGATTGGGTTGACCCCACTGTGGTCTGGACCCACGCtccatcccaaccccaaccatTTGTTGGGATCAGGTTGACCTCATCGTGGTTGGGGCCCATGTtccaccccaatcccaacctTCTGTTTGGATCAGATTGGCCCAATTGTGCTTGGGACCCACATtccaccccaaccccaacctTCTATTGGGATCTGGTTGACCCCATTGTGATCAGAACCCACGTtccaccccaaccccaacctTCTATTGGGATCTGGTTGACCTCATCATGGTTGGGACCCATATTCCACCTCAACCCCAACCTTCTCTTGAGATCAGGTTGACCCCATTGTGATCAGGACCCATCTTCCACCCCAACCCCAAGCCCAAAGATGCTCCACACAGGGGAGGAGCATCTCCAGATGCTCTCTTTTGGAGCCATTGGGGTGGGACGTGGGTTGGGGGCCCCAATGGAGCTGTGATGTCCCCCTGTCCCCCCCATAGGATGCGATGACCTCATCAGCGCCGTCTTCGAGCTGGGGAGGACCCTGTGCCGCCTGCAGCTGTCAGATGAGGAGCTCGCCCTGTTCACTGCCGCTGTGCTGCTCTCCCCGGGTGTGTGGGGGCACAGGGGGGGTCTGGGGCTAAAGCTGAGGGGTGCAGACCCTGCAATCCCAAATGATTTGTTATTTTGGGGGGGAAAGGCGGGTGGGGAAAACATGTATAGCAGACACATCTGCCGAATGCCGGTGGGTGGAAGAGCTTTGTCCCAATGGCAGGGTTGAGGGTGGTGCGGGGTCGTCCCATGTCCCCAAAGCCACCCCAAGGATCTGGAAGGGTGGTGGGAAGAGCAG
The DNA window shown above is from Lagopus muta isolate bLagMut1 chromosome 26, bLagMut1 primary, whole genome shotgun sequence and carries:
- the LOC125685069 gene encoding nuclear receptor ROR-beta-like; amino-acid sequence: MRAQIEVIPCKICGDKSSGIHYGVITCEGCKGFFRRSQQNNASYSCSRQRNCLIDRTNRNRCQHCRLQKCLALGMSRDAVKFGRMSKKQRDSLYAEVQKHQQRQEQSGGPKDEPEPLSRIYTTSVSSGLSDLDDISTLSDGLLFDFPLTPDGSSTYYNLDLLASAQPSPDQSSLDVADATLIKQESIYELMLEPALFAHGALEGSQLAGDISVLEIDRIAQNVVKSHLETCQYTAEELKHLAWSLYSPEEVRALQSKSCEAMWQQCSLHISNAIQYVVEFAKRIDGFMELCQNDQIILLKAGCLEVLLLRMIRAFNPLNNTVLFEGKFGGVQMFKALGCDDLISAVFELGRTLCRLQLSDEELALFTAAVLLSPDRPWLTESKKVQKLQDKIYVALQHEIQKKHSAEDKLSKMVSKLPLMKTICNLHLDKLEFFRLLHPETAMNFPPLYKEVFNSELQYSDPRES